The sequence below is a genomic window from Anopheles cruzii chromosome 3, idAnoCruzAS_RS32_06, whole genome shotgun sequence.
AATTGACGGGCAATGGTCCCTTCTCACGTACTTCTTCCACTAAGTGTAGAAGGCTGTGGATACAATACGGCACACAGCGGCTCTTTCGCCCCATGCTGTAACGAATGTTCTTAAAAGGTCCTCCGCATATTCCATATAATCCTCGTTAAATGTTATATTACGTTTGCAAAGCGCTACGCCCCAGTGCAAACAGGTGTAGATTTTGAAGTCAGCGTCGTCGAGCGTTGCTTGTAACACCACGTAGCCAGCTACATCCAAAATGTAGGCCCATGTATGTGCCGGCCACATGGCAATGATTTTCCCGAACTCCCCGTGGTTTCGTTCGTGGGGAAATTTAACGCCTTGAAGTATTTCTTTCACATCATCGAAGTTATCTTTCGGCATTTTTCCTACTAGATAACCACCGTCTGTGAATGTTTCAAAAAACGTACTTACTGCCCCTAAATGCAGTAGATGCCGGACATCCCCAACCAGGACATCATTGATCACATTTATGTTTAAATCTTGTAGAGGACACATATTTGCTACCTTGGGTATTCTATGTGTTTTGTTGTATTCTCCTGCCATAAACTTCTCATGGGTCCGTAAAGGGGATTGGTATTTGGTGTGGTTTACCTCTGGTCTATCTCCGTTAGTGAAGGACACTTGATTATATTCGCTGCACCATATGCCATTCATGATGCACTTTGGGCACCCGAAATATGAACTACACGCCTTCGTTTCTGTAATTATAATGAAAAAACAATTGTTAGGAAACAGTACAATAACTTTATAAGACGCCGGACCTACCTTTCACAAGCGAGTGTGCCTCGGAGTCGGCTAACACTGCTCGGATTTTTACGGTATGCGTTCTTCGCAACTCCGCAACCTGCTCGCAGATCGGGCGGAGCAGGTCTTGCGGGCGTGGTTTTCCGTCGCAACAATAAACTGATATTAGGAAAAGTGATGGTTGTGTCAAGGGCCTGGGGCTACTGCTTAGCATTCCTTGGAAAATCCAAGCACCTAAGTCAGGGCTTGGATACATGGGCCTACATTTTGGAACCGGAACTATCGAGGGGACGATTTGCATCCACTTCGATTCCCCGGAATTGCCGTGCCACGATGAAGTGTTCCGATGAGTCGTCCCGGCTCGCCCGCGGTTTTACTCGCTTCACCGATCCGTAGTACTCGCTGACACTTTTTTCCAGCTTCGGTACATCTCCGTTGTCCCACACCTTCATCACCAGCGAAGCGTTCGGCGAAGACATCAGTAACGCAAAGCGCAACACGGAGTAGCAGAGCGTAGTGATGTTTTCCTGATCGAGCGATCGTATCCCCGTGGCATTTGGGGCCATATCGGACAGGACACAGTCGACGCGCCGTTCACCCAACGCGGAGCGTATTTTGTCTTGTGTTTCTTTGCGTAAAAAATCGCTATTACCAAACAGGATTGCGTGCTATCGAAGGAGAAGGAGTAAACTTTAAATCATAAGCACAGAATTTCCTATCAATGATGATCACCTACTTCGATCGGATAAATCTGCAACAGATCTACACCGATCACCATCCCTGGACGCTTTTGGGGGCCCATCCCTCCATCGGCATTCGACTGTTTTACAGCAATCTGTGTCCAAGAACCGGGAGCCGCACCGCAATCGATCACCGTTCGGCCTGGTTTGATGAGACCATATTTTTGGTCAATTTCAAGGAGCTTGAATGCGCTGCGACAGCTAgaacaaattgaaaattagCATCGGTCGGAAATAGAACTTATTATGTTGCAACCTACCGGTAATTCATCATCTTGGCTCGCTCGACGAACGGATCCCTTAGCTGGCGGGTGAGCCATTCTTGTGAGCTTTTGCTTTTTCCTTTCAGATTACTGGGGACCACTTTCGCGAGCGCCGTGGCTCCTCCGCCAAATCCGCTGATTTTTCGTATCAGCATAACAACACCGCGCCGAGTCGTAAACAATGCCTTCGTAAACACGCCGGCCAGCGATGACAGCGGAGCTCAGTGCTGCCAGCATCGTCATTTTGCCTTCCAACGCATCAATTATGACATTCACTGATGACAGCCCGTTGTTTACCACTCTCGGGTGCGATACAAAGGTTCACTTGGAACAGGCCAAAACCCTTTCGCTTAGTCAATATTCGCCCTTCGATCAAGTCTACAACGCAAAACTACGGAACTTCGCGGACGCGACCAAGTGAAATATGGCACGGAACGATACGGTCTGCCGCCGGATGATGCAATGTTGCCCCAAACGTAAACAAAGCATCCGAAAAGTTTAGGTTCTGCGACACACGAAATGGTGGAGCGTTACTAAAAGAAtgaattatgttttgtgcTACGCGGACGGAGTAATTACCGAGGGAGTAGCCAGTATCAGTGAAAATAAAGGCCTGTGGATGGCCTCTAGTGGTAATGTTGATGTAGTTGATGACTCTGCATTGGTCGGCGGTGCTTACCTTCGGTAAAAAACAGCGTGCATGTGTTATTCTTAAGTTTTATTTCGCGCTTTCCATTGGCAATTTTGCTGACCAAACGGATAGGATTTTACTTTTGCGTTCCCTGCGTGCGGCCGTGGCGTTGGCAAAGTGTGTTCTCCAGCAAGAACGCCTTATTTGATCAACCGGTTCAGAACCGTTCTATGTGAATTGTTTGCGTACCCTACTACGATCATCCTGAGGCCCAGAAGGAAGCACGATGTTTCAAAGGAAAACGCAGttaatgttgctgctggcaatCGGCCTATTAATCAGTACAACTGCGTCGTCGTTATCGGAGCAACAGCAGGTAAGATGGCGGGCAACACGTCGGAGCCGGGAATTCCGACTTTCGGGATTGAACCAGAAAGCCGACGATACCGGCTCTGCACAAAAAATGCGTGGATTTCCTGCGTCATTCGTAGGCTGCAACATTAAGTGATCAAACTTCGTCATCGGTTGCGTAGTACAAATTGTAGCAACCCGAATGGTGACTCATTGATCTATTCATTTGATAGAAAGTTATCGGCTCCTCTTAAGGCTGATACCGAATCCCGGGTATTATAACACCTTATTGACGCCAACACTAGCGGTCAATACATTTGTGTAACTTTTGCTGTCGTATTGTTGAAACAGTCGGTGGTGAGGCCCGTATTCACAACGTATTCACCATCGACGTATCTATGATTCCCCCTCTAAGCGATAACTAATTGCTGGAATTAACCGGGCATTAAGGCAAAAGCATTAAAATCAATTGTAGTTTTTTtgttcacatttttttgtatGACTTATCGCACAAAACGATCAGGTCGAGACTTTATATTTAGTTTAATCCAAACACACCGTAACCCGTGTGCGCAAAGCCTAATCTGCGCGTGTTTGAAAAGTGGGCGTTTATAGCTTGCTATCAGCCGTTTCTATAACCTTCCATTGGTAATCTAATTGTAGGACTGCACAGCAGTTGCAAAGGATGAGGAAACGATGCTGGTCTTTTCGACGCTCGGCGGCGGACTGACGGCTATCGAGCCGCTGACGGGCGAGACCCGTTGGTCGATCGACGACGAACCGACGATCCGTGTGCCGAGCCCGTCCTCCATGAGCGCACACTATCTGCCCGATCCGCGGGACGGAAGCCTCTACCGGATGAACGGTCTCGAGGGAGGTCTGAAGAAGCTCCCGTACACCATTCCGCAGCTGGTGGCCAGTGCACCGTGTCGATCGAGTGACGGCATTCTGTATTCTGGCAAAAAGAGTGACGTTTGGTTTCTGATCGATccgaaaacgggaaaacgtGAGAAGGTGCTAGGTTTCGGCGGACCGCTGCCGTCGcaacagccaccagccacacgCGATGGAGTCGGCACGGGAGCTGGATCGGATGCGATCGGTTGGGCCACGTCTCGGGCCGTCTATTTAGGCCGCACCCAGTACACCGTCATGATGTATGACAGCCAAGCAACCGCGGGCAACAGCAAACCCTGGAATGTAACGTTTTTCGACTATACAGCTCACACGATGGCGCCGGAGCTGTCCAAGGAGTATGGTGAGTTGCTGCCACGTCTCTCGAAACGCTGATCGAACGATAACAACTTCCCTGCCTTTGGAGCGCTCATAATCACCTGTGACCGGGCGCGTTATCAGAAGCGCGAGGCGGTTCTTAAacttccttttttattgcacGTTCTCGGACCGAAAGCGAGAAAGAAACAGGTCACTGCAAGTAAAGGCCCTGGCGTTTGACAAAATAATCCATCAAATGGAgctatttattttcctttgtaTCGACGTATTCATCTAAGGCATCCTTGCCGCAGAACACAAACTGCATTGGGCTGTGGGTTCTACGCGGACACACATGGTATCGCGGCTGTAGCATGGTTCCATTCTCATAATCAATATTAAATTACTTCCGTATCGATTTCCTAATGTTTCCCCCCATTTTATTATTACGCGTGTTATTGTTGTGTGGATGGACGCACTTGCTGAAGGACCGGAAACGTTTTGAAAATCCATTATGAGCATTCCTGGCTGGCTAAGAATGTACTTCGCTTTGATGTGTTTCAATTTCAGGCATTTAGTCGATGATTCATCACAAAGATattgtgtttggttttataAACTCTTCTAACCGAGgttttttataaattaaattttattgtaGAGTTTCTTCACCTCACCAGCAGTTCGTCGGGGCTTACGGCCACGTTCGAGCAGAAGAAAGGCACTCCGCTCTGGCAGAAGGATCTGTCCAgtccggtggtggcagtgTTTCTGCTCAGCTCCGAAGGTCTGCTGAGTGTTCCCTTCCAGACCGTCTCCGATGAGGTTCTGCAGGAGGtgaacgagcgagcgaaaagtgGCAACTACGATGATCTCAAACTGTTGTAAGATGCATTTGCTACCGATCTGCCGATCACCGTTTTGTTAATCGCGCATTATGCTTTCAGTGAAACCGTCTATGTTGGTGAGGCGGGAAACAACCTGTACGCGATCCCTTCGCTGGTGGATAAGAGTACCGCCACGTTACCCTCAGAACCGTCCATCAATTTACTGGGGGGTCCGTCCAAAACCGGTCCACTAGGCGCACTCGGTGGTCGCGAACGCGATGCCGCCGGCGATGATCGTCCCAGCCGAGAGCTCATCTCAAAGTCTCGTGCGCGAggtaaaaacgaaaacatcatcattcTTGGCCACTACCAGACGCCCAAAATAGATGAACGCATCAAGCTCGACATTGCTCCGAGTTCACCTTCGTCGATGGGACGAGGCTTCTGGAAGCACCATGAGCTTTCGACAGTACTGGTGGCCGATCCCTTTGATTCGCCCAGCGTCGGGTTGCCAAAGTTGGAGCGCAAACAGCTGAACACAATCGGTGTGCAGACGGAACCGGAGGACAAGATCGAGGTCggtgaaacgaacgaaacaaaatcgGATGATGCGAGTGGTAGAAGCGATAAAATCCGGGCGATGGTCAAACAAATTTATCGATACACGATACGCTGGCTGGATGCGCAACCGAACAAACTGCCTACGATGTTACTGCTCACGCTGCTGTGTATGGTGATCGTTGGCTTCTGGTACTTCCATCGGCAAATGAAAGCGCTGCAGGAACAGAGCCAGGGTGGATCGCAGTCGAGCAACTCCAACCGAAGTGGAGCAGGAAACGGTAGTGGCAGTGGCACCGGTGGGAGCTACAGTGAACCGATAGACTACGGTGATGGTGAAATGCGCGTGGGAAAGATCAACTTTAACGTCCAGAATGTGCTCGGCAAGGGTTGCGAGGGAACGTTCgtgtttcggggtagcttcGAGAAACGGGAAGTGGCCGTAAAACGTATCCTACCCGGCTGTTTCACGTTGGCCGATCGCGAAGTGGCGCTACTGCGGGAGAGCGATGCGCACGAGAATGTGGTGCGATACTTTTGCACCGAGCAGGATCGACAGTTTCGGTACATTGCCGTCGAGCTGTGTGCCGCTACGTTGCAGGATTACGTTGACGGTAAAGCGTCGTCAGCGGTCCCAGCAGCAACGACAGTGACGGTGTCACTGTTGCGACAGAAAATCTCTGCCCTCAATATCCTGCGCCAAGCCACGAGCGGACTTATGCACCTCCACGCACTCAGCATCGTTCACCGGGAcataaaaccgcaaaacattCTCCTTTCCCTGCCCGACAATCGACAGCGCGTGCGGGCCATGATCTCGGACTTTGGGCTGTGCAAGAAGCTGAACTACGGAAAGGCAAGCTTTTCGCGTCGCTCGGGTGTAACCGGTACCGACGGATGGATCGCTCCTGAAATGCAGCGTGGCCAGCGTGCCACCACGTCCGTAGACATTTTCTCGCTTGGCTGCGTGTTCTATTATGTGCTGTCGGATGGTTTTCACCCGTTCGGAGACAACCTCAAACGGCAGGCAAACATACTCTCCGGTGAGTTCGATCTCGGTATGCTGCGGCGCGAGAATCCACTTCCGGACAATCGGACCGTGCTGGCGGAAGAGATCATACGCGACATGATACAGGGCGATGCGTCGAAACGACCTTCGGCCCGTGCAATAGCGAATCATCCACTGTTCTGGAGCAACGACCGTGTGCTGGCGTTCCTGCAGGACGTGAGCGATCGGGTGGAAAAGTCAGAAATTATGGCCGAACCCCTGCGATCGCTGGAGAAAAATGCACGCTTTGTCGTACGGGAAGACTGGAGCCGCCATCTGGACGCCGAAGTGACGGCTGATCTGCGCAAGTTCCGTGGCTACCAGGGGTACAGCGTGCGGGATCTGTTGCGTGCCTTAAGAAATAAGGTTTGTTTGTGAGCGGAAGGCAGAACGTTGATACAAATCGGTTGCTAATTCTCTCAATCTGTCCCACTACAGAAACATCACTACCACGAACTGACGCGGGAAATGCAACGTGCCCTGGGAACGATACCACACGAGTTCACCGACTATTGGATCGGTCGATTTCCGCGCCTTCTTTCACACAGCTACCACGCCCTGGCGGACAACTCACGGGAACCGATCTTTCGTCAGTACTACAACGACGAGGAAGATAATCACACCGGTGGTGGACCCCCGGTGGGGCCTCACGGAGGATACAAGTTCACAAAACCAGCCTACTTCCTTCGGGATGATAACGACAACTACGAGCTTCTGCGTTACTACGAACTCGCGCAAGCCATGAAAACGGGTACCAAGAGTCCCAAGCGACGGATGGGCGGTGACGGAGGTAGTGCTGAAGCGGGGAAGATGCCTATCGtgggccacaacaacaaacggggaACGTACAATTTTGGCAAAACAATTTCCGGTGGGTTCATTACACGCCAGCAAGTTCGTGAGAACGACAGCGGGGCATTGGACGATCTGCGAGCCTCTGTGCAGGGAGCTGACACTGGCGGGGAGAACGATGCGATCTCAGATGGAGGTGTTAATCAACGGCGACGGTATGTTACTGCCACTGGTCCTGGAAACCTCAATAGTACCTCTGTCACCACCGCTAATCAGAACAACACTGTCAGACGCCGTGAAGCACAAACGAAAATCACGTGGAATTTAGATGGTATGGCCGCCTCCCGGCCCGAATAGCAAACAAGGTATCGGGCAGATTTTAGAATCTCTGTTTGATTAATGCGTACGGCAGAGATGCAGGCTTTTTTCTAACCGAAATGTCGTAAGCTTAGTACTTTTCTTAAATTTTGATAGTTCTGTCGAACGAACACGGCTGAAAGAGCAATGCAGAAGACACTTTTTGAAAGTATATTTTCATAATATTTTCGTAAGCTTAGTACTTTTCTTAAATTTTGATAGTTCTGTCGAACGAACACGGCTGAAAGAGCAATGCAGAAGACACCTTTTGAAAGTATATTTTCATAATATTTTTTAGTTAATTTGCTAATTAGTTCAATCGTGCTACGTCTACGCGTATACGATGCTAGAAAAACGTGTCTGTTGTAGCTCATCCCGGTTCCATGTATAGTTTGCCACGGTGGCATGAGTTCTACGTAGGTGAGCACATGTTTGACCATCACTTATCACGACAGACTATCGTGTCCGGCGTGTCACGTTGCGAAACCTGTTGCACCATTGAACACACACAAGAGTTAGCTGTTTATTGCAACAATAAGATCGCTTATTGGCGGCGCATCCCGGTAAAGTAGGGTAATCAATTTACTAATTTAAGAGACTACGGTTGCCCGAACCATTCCTATCAATATCCGCCTTGAAACTAATCGGAACCGCTCCTTGTGAATCCAGCGGCCAACAAGAGTGTGCCCCTTTCCTAACCTGTCCTAACCTTTTGTAAgaaaaaacgtgaaaaaataACCAGAGACACGTGAAAACATTTTACGACCTTGTCTGTGATATCGTGGTTAGCGTTTAAGGAGCGGGCATTTAATTGCGAGGGAAAAGTTGTAAACGAGCATAACTTGCTAGTGATTAACTTGTTTAGGTAATACACAAGCTTAGCCCAGCGGCGGTTCTATGGTGACATTACAACCGATAGCATACCACTGGGCCGGTAAGCAGCACAATGCGTCCAACGACCAGTCCAAACGGagtgtaaatatttattcattattttgtgttaaataaaattaatttgtaaaCTACGTGGCCGTTTTGTGCAGAGTCAGTGGAACCCGTTCAGTTGTCTGCTGCGTAATTGTTAAAACACGATAAGAGGCCAAACGTGTTCTACTTTCTTTGACATGATAAAAGTTCTTATCATTTTTTAGGGCTTTGAAACGATACCAACGTGTTAAATCGAACCACGCAGCGTTAAGGTACCCGTGAAAGGGTATTTTGTTTCGCCGATCCCAACCCTTTTTAGCCGGCGTACCGGTGGCCTAATGTGACAGTTTCGCCCCGTACCTTAGCTCGTAACGGGATGATCTTGATGACAGAACGATAGATGCATTTGCACATGCACTGCAAATTCCTGCTGATACCGATAGGTAGGATCTGGATGAAGGGTCCTGAAGGGGGTAGAGAGGGAAAGGGCAATGTCACGAGCCCGTGCACGCTCCACGT
It includes:
- the LOC128274947 gene encoding rRNA methyltransferase 2, mitochondrial, whose protein sequence is MLIRKISGFGGGATALAKVVPSNLKGKSKSSQEWLTRQLRDPFVERAKMMNYRCRSAFKLLEIDQKYGLIKPGRTVIDCGAAPGSWTQIAVKQSNADGGMGPQKRPGMVIGVDLLQIYPIEHAILFGNSDFLRKETQDKIRSALGERRVDCVLSDMAPNATGIRSLDQENITTLCYSVLRFALLMSSPNASLVMKVWDNGDVPKLEKSVSEYYGSVKRVKPRASRDDSSEHFIVARQFRGIEVDANRPLDSSGSKM
- the LOC128274951 gene encoding serine/threonine-protein kinase/endoribonuclease IRE1, with the translated sequence MLLLAIGLLISTTASSLSEQQQDCTAVAKDEETMLVFSTLGGGLTAIEPLTGETRWSIDDEPTIRVPSPSSMSAHYLPDPRDGSLYRMNGLEGGLKKLPYTIPQLVASAPCRSSDGILYSGKKSDVWFLIDPKTGKREKVLGFGGPLPSQQPPATRDGVGTGAGSDAIGWATSRAVYLGRTQYTVMMYDSQATAGNSKPWNVTFFDYTAHTMAPELSKEYEFLHLTSSSSGLTATFEQKKGTPLWQKDLSSPVVAVFLLSSEGLLSVPFQTVSDEVLQEVNERAKSGNYDDLKLFETVYVGEAGNNLYAIPSLVDKSTATLPSEPSINLLGGPSKTGPLGALGGRERDAAGDDRPSRELISKSRARGKNENIIILGHYQTPKIDERIKLDIAPSSPSSMGRGFWKHHELSTVLVADPFDSPSVGLPKLERKQLNTIGVQTEPEDKIEVGETNETKSDDASGRSDKIRAMVKQIYRYTIRWLDAQPNKLPTMLLLTLLCMVIVGFWYFHRQMKALQEQSQGGSQSSNSNRSGAGNGSGSGTGGSYSEPIDYGDGEMRVGKINFNVQNVLGKGCEGTFVFRGSFEKREVAVKRILPGCFTLADREVALLRESDAHENVVRYFCTEQDRQFRYIAVELCAATLQDYVDGKASSAVPAATTVTVSLLRQKISALNILRQATSGLMHLHALSIVHRDIKPQNILLSLPDNRQRVRAMISDFGLCKKLNYGKASFSRRSGVTGTDGWIAPEMQRGQRATTSVDIFSLGCVFYYVLSDGFHPFGDNLKRQANILSGEFDLGMLRRENPLPDNRTVLAEEIIRDMIQGDASKRPSARAIANHPLFWSNDRVLAFLQDVSDRVEKSEIMAEPLRSLEKNARFVVREDWSRHLDAEVTADLRKFRGYQGYSVRDLLRALRNKKHHYHELTREMQRALGTIPHEFTDYWIGRFPRLLSHSYHALADNSREPIFRQYYNDEEDNHTGGGPPVGPHGGYKFTKPAYFLRDDNDNYELLRYYELAQAMKTGTKSPKRRMGGDGGSAEAGKMPIVGHNNKRGTYNFGKTISGGFITRQQVRENDSGALDDLRASVQGADTGGENDAISDGGVNQRRRYVTATGPGNLNSTSVTTANQNNTVRRREAQTKITWNLDGMAASRPE